From Streptomonospora salina, the proteins below share one genomic window:
- a CDS encoding PGPGW domain-containing protein, producing MHAHPVLSLTWRAAVATVGTVILLAGVVMCVTPGPGIAGIILGLAILATEFNWARGILLYARRWAHYAKLRAVERAQRRMERKKSAPPRSASVRR from the coding sequence ATGCACGCGCACCCCGTCCTGAGCCTGACCTGGCGGGCCGCGGTCGCGACCGTCGGCACGGTGATCCTGCTCGCCGGGGTCGTGATGTGCGTCACACCGGGCCCCGGAATCGCGGGCATCATCCTGGGGCTGGCGATTCTGGCCACCGAGTTCAACTGGGCACGGGGCATCCTGCTCTACGCGCGCCGGTGGGCCCACTACGCCAAGCTCCGGGCCGTGGAAAGGGCGCAGCGGCGCATGGAGCGCAAGAAGTCCGCTCCTCCCCGGTCCGCGTCGGTTCGGCGCTGA